TCTTGCAGATCATCCAATGTATAGCTATGAGGATGGCGTACCAAACCATCCAGCGAAAGACTCCACTTATCCTTCTCAATCAGTGGGATCCCGCCATGGTTGCGGACAAAGTGCAGCGGGTTCGGGGTGATGGCCTTGGAGGTGACCAGGCGTTTAGGTGGCTCGCCGTTATACGGAAACTGGAGCAGATGTAGCATATCCGGGTGCTTCTCGCGGAGGACAGTCGTCCATGAGTCCTCTGGTACACTTGCCAGCTCGCCTCCCAGGGCTTCATGCCATGCTTTGAAGTCGTCCCCCGGAAGAACGGGATTCGAGTCTGGGATGGGCCCGAACATAAAATCCGGGCTGGGGTCGAAGGTCTGGTTTGTAAGGATCTTATGggctttttctttcttctctgggTACTTTTCCCACTCGACGTATCTATAAGATGTGGGGTTAGTGGTTGTTGGACGTAGCTGGGTGACCTGCGTACCCCCTCCAGCCTGGCAGCTCCCTCTTAAACAGCTCATCGCGATTCCCGACAGCGTCGATGGCGTGCTGATCCTTGACCGGATGGCGATTCTTGGGAGGATAGATGTTGATCAGCTCCTTGCCGCTGACGTCGAGGATGGGCAGTTTGTGGCCGGAGAGGCCCTGCTCAATCTTCCATTCATCTGGCCGGTTCGTAGTGTCCAGCTGTAGAGGAAGCACTGACATTGTTACGGAAGTTTCAGAGTCAATAGACAAATGATTCTTTTGATCTGAACCAGAAACAAAGCTATAGTCCGGGTGTTTCCGCGTACTTATATCCCCGACCTGGCCGGAAGCGGAAACAATAACATATAAGAGCGGCAGATATGGAGAGGGCATAATCTGGGCTTCAAGGATTCCAACCCCGCAATGTATTGGACGTCATTCACTGGAGTTTGTCTTAAGAGGAAGTGTGGAATGTGACGACTGCCCAGCCCCTCGCGGTTGCTGGATGCGTCGTCCCGCCACCACTGTTATCGACAATTGAGTTGGATGAAGCATGTCATTGAAAGCCTAATTCGAAGGGAGATTCGTATTTCGCCGATTCAATTTGATTCGATCCTCGTGTCGCAATATGCGTACCGAGATTCATCCAAAGTCTAACGGACGAGCCCGGTCCATGCAGTGCTCTCGATAATGGCATGCACCGACTGTCGGAGCCAACTCGGCAGTCATAATAGATGCAGTTAAGCGATCTTGTACATTTAAGTAAATTCTCATTTTCAAGGATAATCCGTAGCTGGTAGGATCGTATTTGTAGTGAATCGTCAAGACTCCACGACAGTAGGAGATAACACCGACCAAAGATCCTACACTCTCGCTgaatatttttagaaaagTGACATAAATTCCAGCCACCGATAACTAACTTCGCTCAGGATGCCCTTCGCCAGGAATGCCACAGCCGTCCGGCTGCGCAGCGACGACGCCGCACCCGGTCCCCTGCAAAGCACGCAGCTCATCGAAACGCTCGCCCATTTCTCGGGAACGAATTCCAGAAGGGTACCTGGAATTGTGTTGCCCGAGATACTGGCCAAGGCATTCTAATAAAGCTTGATGTTTCCAGGGTCGTACATGCCAAAGCTGCAGGGTCAGGGCCCGTTCGATCTTTTATGCGCACATGGTTACATACCGTGGCTACTAGTATACCTAATGGAACACTACTGTTGAATAATCGCGGCAATGATGGCTAGTTGAAGAACTACCCGCTCGAGGCAATTGCAATACCGAAAGAATAACTGACAAGCCCTCAGACAACAACCAGAGGATCAGCACGCGCTGGCCTCACAACGTCAATACGCATGCCCGGCCTAATCGAACCCCCCTGCTTCACCGTCGCCATAACACCAGCCAACCGCCTAACAAAATGATTCTTCAGACCAGGTCGAACCTTATCAATCCCCGGACCAGGGTCACGCAGGCCCGTCAACACAATAACCGCGTTATTCGTCGCATCCCCCGGTCCAACGAAATGGATCTCAGTCCCACGCGATAGCGTCGCGAGGTCGATCCCCTCGGTTGTTATGTTCTCGCCGATTTCCCCGGGTGACAGTGCCTTCCCGCCTATTTTGGCTGAGACCTGTTGCAGACTCTCGACTGGGATAAGGTGCACCTGGCGGAGGTTGGGTGCGTCTGGGTTGCTCTGGCGGAGGGCTTGGTGTTGCACGCTTCTTCCCGAGTGGCAGTCGCCCTGCACGCCTAGACCGGGGACGAGGATGATTGATGGGACGGGAGATTTGGAATTACTGTGCGATGAGGACTTTCCGACCGATAACACgcgtggctggctgggctgggtggTGGATAGGGTTGTCCtggctgtggtggtggtggtcgccATGTTGACTGTAGCTAGGAGTCGTTTTGTAAGGAGTTATAGAATGGTATACTGTTGAATTACACAGCTAATGTCGAGACATAAATTATGTGGATGGGGGAGGAAATCAGGGCAGCTGCGGTGTTAATAAATATCCCACTCCTCGTCTACATGTCCACGCCTTGGCCATTGTAATGGCCGGTATACCCCGCTCGATATGCCAATCATTCATCATATAGCTACAGGGGTGGTGATATGACAGATCGCAAAGTTAAGTGACGTGCACGGATCCTGTGGCGTGGTTTCTTGTAGGCAAGCCTGGGGTTGGGCCTCAATGCATGACGAATTGCAGAAAGGAGGAATCGCCAATCGCAATAGGGCATATTTAGTTACATCTCAGCTTTTTGAGCAAGCAGATGCCACGGTGAATAGAATCTAGCCAATAGATCATGGACCCAGAGATAGGGCAACACCATCAAGACGCGGTTCCACCTCCCTCAGGGATCCGGTTGATTATCTACTGCGTGGTACTCTGTAAGTACTCGTGGAATTTGAAAATGTGGCTACCTTGTATATTTTCAGAGTTAAGGATGTTACTATTCGGTGGAACAAGCGGTCTTTCCGTTTGTTACGGCCGGCACCGAGTTGGTCTGGATGTTTATCGCGAGATAGGAGTGTCTTGGGTGATATCCACATTGCCTGCTGTATAATATTGTGAAATATGATCTGCCTGTATGTACATCTGCCCTTTTTTAGTGAAATTTCCGGTTTATTACAGTTACAGATATAAATTGCGATACTCAGGCCAAGGCAGGTCCGTACAAATACAGGCTGCATCTTTTCTGGATCGTCGATTTATTGGGGCCTTCCGAATTGCTTGACCTGATGGCCCAAATCGAACAACAAAACCACCCAAAGTACTCATCAAACGTACCATTTCCAACAGTTATTTACAAAGTAGTTTCTAAACCTGAATTTAAGGAAGATCAACCAATAGGAACAGACGTAAATCCCGTTATCAACAGCGTTGCCCTAACTGGGGACCTTGGGATAGCCAGACCAGGTACCTTGGAGATCGCACCGACGAATCACGTCGAGGTAAATGTCATTTCCCATGCTTCATTAACACCTCTATACTGCATTCGATGCATGTTTTCCAGGCATAGAGTGTCGGGATACGTTGGCGAGATACCTTGGGGGAATACTAAGGGTTTGAACGTGAGACTGTATATAAAGTTGCATCGCACAAATTCATGAAATTGAATTCTTCATATCTTTTCTCTACTTCTACTTTCTTTACAATCAAGTATAGTACGGCTGAAACAGCATAATGATTGCtaaagacgaagaagctcGCCAACTCCCCGTTACCCTTCTCTCGGGGTTCCTGGTATGTCCTATCCCACTTCCCCAAGATGATAGGAGAGTGCTAACAGACCAAGGGGAGCGGTAAAACAACCCTGCTAGAACACATCCTCAAATCCCCCTCCCACGGCCTCCGCATCGCAGTCATTGTAAACGACATGAGCTCGTACGTCATCCACCTTCCTCCGCGTCTTAGCCATATCTTAACTAACCACATTCATTATGAAGGCTAAACATCGATGCCGCCCTAATAACACACCATAAAGTCTCCCAGACGAAAGAAAAGctcatccagctccagaACGGGTGTATCTGCTGTACACTCCGAGGGGATCTCCTCGCTGAGCTAGCCCGTCTcacgaagaagaaagaggtaGACTATGTCGTTATCGAGAGTACGGGTATCAGCGAGCCGATGCAAGTTGCTGAGACCTTTACTGCCGAGTTTAGCTCGGCGATGCTGGAAGCTGAAGGGCAGATGGACGGGATGGACGTGGACAAAGATAGCGGTTTAGAGATGcagctggatgaggatgatagGAAGGTTCTCGAGGAGATGTATGCCCCTCTAACCCTCAAACCCAGGTTCACTACAGTTATACTAATATGGATAGAGCAAAAATGGGCGGCCTGCACACCCTCGCCAAACTCGACACAACCGTCACCGTAATCGACACCTTCAACCTTCTCTCCAACTTCGACACGGCCGAATTCCTCTCCGACCGCTACGGCAGCGACGCCATCATCCCTGAAGACGAGCGCACCATCTCCGACCTCATGGTCGACCAGATCGAGTTCGCGGACGTGCTGATCATGAACAAGATCGAGGCCGTGGATGAAGCCACCAAGGCGAAGATCAGACGGCTGATTGGGCTGCTGAACCCTGATGCGAAACTCATTGAGACGTCGTATAGTCGCGTCGATGTGAATGAGATTATTGGCACGGGGAGGTTTAATTTCTTGAAGGCTGCTAGTGGTGCTGGCTGGTTGAGGAGTCTGCATGAGATGACGGTCATGACGACGGGGGTTGGGAATAGGGTTGCCCCTAGACCGGAGACGCTGGAGTACGTTCTTTACTGTAGTTAACCCTGAGAATGGCGAACTGACTATTGCAGGTACGGGATTAACAACTTTGTCTATTCGGCCAGACGACCGTTTCATCCCCGTCGACTGTTCTCTATGATCCACGACAAGTTCATCCTTCTGCAGTCGATGGATGCCCATGATCATGGAAacggtgacgacgaggaagacgaggatgaggacgaggaagaggatgaagaggaagaggagagcgaCACCGAAATAGACGACTTCGACCAACCAGACCAAGACCTAATCCTATCCAACAAACGCAACAGCGAAGCCTTCGGTCCCATTCTCCGCTCAAagggcttcttctggctcGCAACCCGCCCCATGCAATTCGGCGAGTGGAGTCAAGCTGGTGGAATGCTTACTGTGGGGCCTGGTGGTCCGTGGTTTGCAGAGGTTCCGGACGAGGCGTGGCCTGAGGATAAAGATGTTAGGGAGTCTATTGAGAGGGACTTCCAGGGGAAGTGGGGAGATAGGCGCCAGGAACTAGTTTTCATCGGGGAGGGACTGAATCCAGAGGCCATTGCGAACTTGTTTGATGAGTGTCTGCTTGATGATAAGGATATGAAGCAGTGGGAGAGGGTTATGGGGAATAGGAAGTTGAGTAAGAGTGAGAAGTGTAAGAAGCTGGCGAGTATGTGggaggatggatgggaggacTGGCCTGATGCTgaagaggagatggagatataaGACGTTTTCTAGGACAGAATATGAATGATGACTTGtcaataatattactataacTCTATTCACAACCGTTGAGCAGCTAATACAGTGGTATCAGTAAAGAGCGGAGAGTGCAGCCTTAAGCATGCACATATACCTCATTCGCGAGATGGACATCTACAGAGGCATGCCCCAGCGAGGCGCGTTGATGATAATCCCAACCAAGCAACCAGAGATAATACCAGTAACAGGGAGGGTAATGATCCAGCCCATGTAGATCCAGGCGACCATGCGCCAGTTGATCGTCCTCCAAGTACCGTTGCAGAGACCAACACCGACGGTGGCACCGGTGATACACTGGGTCGTAGAAACggggagcttgagcttggtgGCCATGATGATTGTAATTGCAGAACCAAGCTCCATTGTGAAACCACGCGAGGGCGAGTGCAGAGTGATGCGGTTACCCAAGTTGCGCATGATGTTGTAGCCGTACGTCCAGAGGCCGATGACGAGGGACGCACCACCAAAGGCACTGTGGGATATCAGTATATGCATAGTTCGGAAGGCAGATAGACGTACAGAATCCAATAAGGAACATCAGTCTCCTTTCCACTAAGACCACCTGAGCTCCAGACGGCGTAGATGGTAGCATATGGGCCGACGGCGCTGGTCCTGTTAGCATCGCCTGTCTTGTCAGGGAAATCAAACGTACTTGGACAGATCATTGGCACCATGCGCAAACGAGGCAGTAGAGGCAGTGAGGACCTGCAGGAAGGAGAACATGTACTCGGCCCGGTTCTCGTAGTGTTCAGCGTGAGCATGGGTCATTTCGATATCACCAGTCAGGAGATTGCGCTTGTTCTGCATGGAGACAACGTCCTGCTCGATACcccggaagaagaggcgcTTTGCGTTCCAGAAGATAACCAAGGGGTGGAAGTTGCTTCCCTCTGGGCGAGGCCCAGTAATCCTGACCACGTCGCTCTCTTGGTTGGCCGTTGTAGAGCTTGAGCTGGAAGTGACTGCCTTGGGCTCTTCTGATGAGCCATCGCCGGTGGTCTTGTTGgcgccctcctcgtcattgCCGGCAGCACGCTCGGCCTGGATCTCTTCCATGGTTTTGTGGCCGCGGTAGTAGTTCTGGACAGTCTTAACACCTTCTGGGCGAGGGGGCACTTCGCCAcggcggaagagaaggggtCCCTGCAGTAGATGCCATGGGGTCAACTGCCAGTCGTCGACGATGACACGACGGTACAGCCAGGggcagagaaagagggcCGATAGAACTGCCATGACGCCGCCAGTTCCAACGACAGTTCCGGCAATCTCTCCTCCATTGAGGTCAATTCTGCTAGAACCTCCCTTCCACACGATGAGCACTAAAACTGTTAGCACCGCTTCGATATTGTCGTTGGGGAGACGTACTAGCAAGCAGAGTACAAGTAATGAAAAAGTACACTGGAATGGTATACCAGGCCTTCAAGGCAGGGTTTTTCTGGAGAAGGACACCATATTTAGTGGtcaggaagatgatggcagCAAATGCAGCAGACAGAAAAGGCGCAATGATCCAGGCAAGGAAGACCTGGACAACACCAGAGTTGATGTTTCCTCCCCACCAGATCACACCGTCAGCACCGACCAGGGCTACTCCCATGCCGATGACACCACCCATGATGGAGTGGGTGGTTGAAACGGGGAGACCGATCCGAGTAGCGAAGGTAAGGTACAGTGAGGAGCCAACGAGAGCGCAGGTCATTCCCAGCATCAGCAACGCCCCATTGTCCCCTTCGAAGAGAGAGGTGTCGACGACCTTGGTACGGATGGTATCAGCGACGGTGGCACCTACACCGATACTACTAGAGTTAGCAGGGCCAGCTAGTCAAGGATAAAACATACCCTCCGGCGAACTCCATGATGGAGGCCAGGACCATGGCCTGCCAGTACTTGACGGAGCGCGAGGACACCGAGGTGGCCCACGAGTTGGCGACATCGTTGGCACCGATATTCCAGGCGTCCAGGAAGGCAAAGATAGTGCCAATGGCGAGGATGTAGTCGTACTGATGCAGCTGCATGGCGAGATAGCCCTAACCGGGATGTGTGAGTTGCGGAATGATCAGCCATTTCTGGCGGAACAGAACATTATATATGGCAGCAGGGCATCACCGGGCACGCTGTTAATTGCTGAGCATCTGGGCATCTCCTGTTCGCAGACAGCTGAATCGAGTGGCAGCGTGCGATGCCCAGCACTGCCCAGACCCGCCAAGCGCCTCCGTCTTTTCTCTTGACCAGGGCGAAGCTCATTTACGATGCTTGTATAGCCAATCGCAGACAGGGACTGGGGAACGTGTGCAGACTCGCAGCCAACGCCCTGGTCCCGCTTTGGTCTGCTgttctagtttatatatgcTCCTGCTTGCCTCCCATCGTATGCTGCCTTGGCCCTGAGCCACAACGCCCGTCGCCTCTTGGCTGTTGGATTCGCCTGTAGAAGTCTTCTTGCAGACCAATCCGCGACACGGTCTAAAGCATGCGCTCGAGAATACGACTCGGATTTCTCCCTTCTATCTCGCTTCTGCCTTGCGCGTTGGTCCCCTGATACTGTAGAAAGGTCTCGAAGCGCCCACCATGTCGGGGATGTCGCAGTTCAATAATTCGATTGGATGGATCTACCCATATCTCGTTATTACATGCTATGTAGGACCCTCCCAGTCAGCCTGTCGCGTGCCGAGTGCAACCCTCAGCTGCTCGATCTCGCCCTGCAGACTCTGGATGTATTTCACT
The nucleotide sequence above comes from Aspergillus puulaauensis MK2 DNA, chromosome 3, nearly complete sequence. Encoded proteins:
- a CDS encoding MOSC domain-containing protein (COG:S;~EggNog:ENOG410PPWU;~InterPro:IPR005302,IPR011037;~PFAM:PF03473;~go_function: GO:0003824 - catalytic activity [Evidence IEA];~go_function: GO:0030151 - molybdenum ion binding [Evidence IEA];~go_function: GO:0030170 - pyridoxal phosphate binding [Evidence IEA]) → MATTTTTARTTLSTTQPSQPRVLSVGKSSSHSNSKSPVPSIILVPGLGVQGDCHSGRSVQHQALRQSNPDAPNLRQVHLIPVESLQQVSAKIGGKALSPGEIGENITTEGIDLATLSRGTEIHFVGPGDATNNAVIVLTGLRDPGPGIDKVRPGLKNHFVRRLAGVMATVKQGGSIRPGMRIDVVRPARADPLVVV
- a CDS encoding CobW domain protein (COG:H;~EggNog:ENOG410PIGQ;~InterPro:IPR027417,IPR011629,IPR003495;~PFAM:PF02492,PF07683), encoding MIAKDEEARQLPVTLLSGFLGSGKTTLLEHILKSPSHGLRIAVIVNDMSSLNIDAALITHHKVSQTKEKLIQLQNGCICCTLRGDLLAELARLTKKKEVDYVVIESTGISEPMQVAETFTAEFSSAMLEAEGQMDGMDVDKDSGLEMQLDEDDRKVLEEIAKMGGLHTLAKLDTTVTVIDTFNLLSNFDTAEFLSDRYGSDAIIPEDERTISDLMVDQIEFADVLIMNKIEAVDEATKAKIRRLIGLLNPDAKLIETSYSRVDVNEIIGTGRFNFLKAASGAGWLRSLHEMTVMTTGVGNRVAPRPETLEYGINNFVYSARRPFHPRRLFSMIHDKFILLQSMDAHDHGNGDDEEDEDEDEEEDEEEEESDTEIDDFDQPDQDLILSNKRNSEAFGPILRSKGFFWLATRPMQFGEWSQAGGMLTVGPGGPWFAEVPDEAWPEDKDVRESIERDFQGKWGDRRQELVFIGEGLNPEAIANLFDECLLDDKDMKQWERVMGNRKLSKSEKCKKLASMWEDGWEDWPDAEEEMEI
- the PHO89_1 gene encoding inorganic phosphate transporter (COG:P;~EggNog:ENOG410PFVH;~InterPro:IPR001204;~PFAM:PF01384;~TransMembrane:10 (o6-26i47-67o87-107i119-139o151-174i186-209o221-245i402-421o450-471i540-564o);~go_component: GO:0016020 - membrane [Evidence IEA];~go_function: GO:0005315 - inorganic phosphate transmembrane transporter activity [Evidence IEA];~go_process: GO:0006817 - phosphate ion transport [Evidence IEA]), which produces MQLHQYDYILAIGTIFAFLDAWNIGANDVANSWATSVSSRSVKYWQAMVLASIMEFAGGIGVGATVADTIRTKVVDTSLFEGDNGALLMLGMTCALVGSSLYLTFATRIGLPVSTTHSIMGGVIGMGVALVGADGVIWWGGNINSGVVQVFLAWIIAPFLSAAFAAIIFLTTKYGVLLQKNPALKAWYTIPVYFFITCTLLAMLIVWKGGSSRIDLNGGEIAGTVVGTGGVMAVLSALFLCPWLYRRVIVDDWQLTPWHLLQGPLLFRRGEVPPRPEGVKTVQNYYRGHKTMEEIQAERAAGNDEEGANKTTGDGSSEEPKAVTSSSSSTTANQESDVVRITGPRPEGSNFHPLVIFWNAKRLFFRGIEQDVVSMQNKRNLLTGDIEMTHAHAEHYENRAEYMFSFLQVLTASTASFAHGANDLSNAVGPYATIYAVWSSGGLSGKETDVPYWILAFGGASLVIGLWTYGYNIMRNLGNRITLHSPSRGFTMELGSAITIIMATKLKLPVSTTQCITGATVGVGLCNGTWRTINWRMVAWIYMGWIITLPVTGIISGCLVGIIINAPRWGMPL